The proteins below are encoded in one region of Drosophila santomea strain STO CAGO 1482 chromosome 3R, Prin_Dsan_1.1, whole genome shotgun sequence:
- the LOC120451268 gene encoding uncharacterized protein LOC120451268 isoform X1 — MTRFRIKNLKILSCCLSLWVVLFGGALHLAQGSEFPERECCDLTTTSTVGPLPMPPAALPTDKSLSSATTALETDLAIGRSGSTIKGVVAILNCILARQLCFEDPSCSAILEIIPRVCGPIPVSCSTVTVTKCQAALRTLQAFQFFRPTCLCKEPGMDPDCNHFRDFLFDHPCGFVLKKAEKDPYPIDALPTCNHALSVCQQERKCLKLFEDFKTHCKVRDNKCKMENRDACHDSWTNLRLSPMFGCICPNNHMKKRCDRIFNIVNHNPCVDRLIFFPNGLPKLKQPRPKAKPRPKPKAKSKPKPRQRHHGMNGTELMTNNIEYHDEPNGLKDPEDEGNEAEDEDPGGHGDEDEDEEEEDDDYDDRIRAEIYSNYPHYLHPPSWGINNPLVLASHSPHTLDDDDDVVVEVVANKKPPPVTVHHHNAELDHDVVVVVDAGPHSHSHPHSHTFYSHGDQSSTTGSGLPVAAPTIPSPPNTGTKMHKTAPLGDLVAGSDITHRTYTGPSMDERVRILGMDEKLHQRIFNDNLALIDTPLIAMGSGSGSGTVTTSVSGYGLGMGMGLSGSFNYLGSMHGVPSYPFNISGFHQRHMAAAAADNEPFDIIDTGLGYGGNGNAGAYYQSGQDVEVDLSTEIIKQHFQSTCHTALDTCREDPSCSSSLQPMLTHCELHRCNRNACMSSLQAFYKGPHEDLNLDIAFCLCKKTSSSSQQNGNGNRHDMCMIAQEKLHPVCAQRPPDNSNPASSNGIYYHPPPACHVVADSCKEDRECRLKLEYYEQACAVDSVTKKCAGRPSGCRTAMIGILGTMLRTTCACQGTDPQHLYQCVGWRRLLWMNPCVVEAQKDFHMKRLAELGFLTTTTTTTTTTTTTTTTTTTRAPPPPPPPTTTTTTTTSLQPKQTPRKPATHIFKDVITAKEKSEPTSVEHNYLDPPDSIPLPSVNVESGGNGGNDDYHNGNGNGNGHGNGNGNGNGSGNGRRKNGGKGRGGSVDFDDPVIFADPRETTEFVGISITEPVTTTTTTMATTTTTQPPRNCVVQRPRQSDQLIREGSSKRIYSLDDVECSELCSCGESLILTCHALCVPFAPCRTALAFYSHASPAYQAFRGRCLCYSGRFICMKPPLGEYILPGGIFLLLGYSAADEALLRPHTNLGVQDAVRALQQYVTTYIDNQTQCTLTLFNMTEENIIIAARLPHDGKLKDIELLRKEKDECTAILKTISHQINSEHSELQSHRLLSIFKMSEVEVVWPESTSAAARSGHGPGQFAGCHRLLYAAMLALAYLSRWTTLRMSDVAT; from the exons GTTCCACCATTAAGGGCGTTGTGGCCATTCTGAATTGTATCCTGGCACGTCAGCTGTGCTTCGAGGATCCCTCATGTTCGGCCATTTTGGAAATTATACCGCGCGTCTGTGGGCCCATTCCag TGTCCTGCAGCACGGTGACGGTGACCAAGTGCCAGGCTGCCCTGCGCACCCTGCAGGCCTTCCAGTTCTTCCGGCCCACCTGCCTGTGCAAGGAGCCCGGAATGGATCCCGACTGCAATCACTTTCGGGACTTTCTCTTCGATCATCCGTGCGGATTTGTGCTGAAGAAAG CCGAAAAGGATCCGTACCCCATTGATGCCCTACCAACTTGCAACCATGCACTTTCCGTCTGCCAACAGGAACGGAAATGTCTAAAGCTCTTCGAGGACTTCAAAACGCATTGCAAAGTGCGCGACAACAAGTGCAAAATGGAGAACAG GGACGCCTGCCACGACTCCTGGACCAATCTGCGGCTGTCGCCCATGTTCGGATGCATCTGCCCGAACAACCATATGAAAAAGCGCTGTGATCGTATCTTTAATATTGTTAATCACAATCCGTGCGTGG ATAGACTAATATTTTTCCCCAACGGGCTGCCGAAATTGAAGCAGCCGAGGCCGAAGGCAAAGCCGCGACCAAAACCCAAAGCGAAATCCAAGCCCAAGCCGAGGCAGAGGCACCATGGCATGAATGGCACGGAGCTCATGACCAACAATATCGAGTACCACGACGAACCCAACGGATTGAAGGATCCGGAGGACGAGGGCAACGAGGCTGAGGACGAGGATCCCGGCGGCCATGgggatgaggacgaggacgaggaggaggaggacgacgactATGATGACCGCATACGAGCCGAGATTTATTCGAATTACCCGCACTACCTGCATCCGCCGTCGTGGGGCATCAACAATCCTCTGGTCCTGGCCTCACACAGTCCGCACACTctggacgacgacgacgacgtggtggtggaggtggtggccAACAAGAAGCCGCCGCCAGTTACCGTGCACCACCACAATGCCGAGCTGGACCACgacgtggtggtggtggtggatgCCGGGCCGCACTCCcactcacacccacactcgCACACCTTCTACAGCCACGGCGATCAGAGCTCGACGACGGGATCTGGACTTCCGGTTGCCGCACCCACGATTCCCAGCCCACCTAA CACTGGCACCAAAATGCACAAAACAGCACCACTCGGCGATTTAGTCGCCGGCAGCGATATAACCCACCGCACCTACACAGGACCCTCCATGGACGAGCGAG TAAGAATATTGGGCATGGACGAGAAACTGCATCAGAGAATCTTCAATGATAATCTGGCCCTAATTGATACGCCCCTTATTGCCATGGGCTCCGGCTCCGGTTCCGGCACGGTCaccacttccgtttccggttaCGGTctgggcatgggcatgggtcTATCCGGCAGCTTTAACTATCTGGGCTCCATGCACGGCGTGCCCAGCTATCCGTTCAATATAAGCGGCTTCCATCAGCGGCACatggcagcggcggcagccGATAATGAACCATTCGATATCATTGATACGGGCTTGGGCTAcggcggaaacggaaatgccGGTGCTTACTACCAAA GTGGTCAGGATGTCGAAGTTGACCTCTCAACGGAAATAATCAAGCAGCACTTTCAG AGTACCTGCCACACGGCATTGGACACCTGCCGGGAAGATCCGTCCTGCTCATCGTCGTTGCAGCCAATGCTGACGCACTGTGAGCTGCACCGGTGCAATCGCAACGCGTGCATGTCCTCGCTGCAGGCCTTCTACAAGGGCCCCCACGAGGACCTCAATCTGGACATCGCCTTTTGTCTATGCAA AaaaacaagcagcagcagccagcagaACGGCAATGGCAATCGGCACGACATGTGCATGATTGCGCAGGAAAAACTGCATCCAGTGTGCGCGCAGCGACCGCCCGATAACAGTAATCCGGCCAGCTCCAATGGCATTTACTACCATCCACCGCCCGCCTGTCACGTGGTCGCCGACAGCTGCAAGGAGGACCGCGAGTGCAG ATTGAAGTTGGAGTATTACGAGCAGGCCTGTGCGGTGGATAGCGTGACCAAAAAATGCGCCGGCAGGCCGAGTGGGTGTCGAACAGCAATGATTGGCATTCTGGGCACCATGTTGAGGACGACCTGCGCCTGCCAAGGAACGGATCCCCAGCACCTGTACCAGTGCGTTGGGTGGCGGCGACTGCTCTGGATGAACCCATGTGTGG TTGAGGCTCAAAAGGACTTCCATATGAAGCGATTGGCTGAGCTCGGTTTCCtcaccaccacaacaacaacgaccaccacgacgacgacaacaacgacgacgacgaccaCGCGGGCACCGCCGCCCCCACCTCCGCCCACCACAACAACCACTACCACGACCAGCCTGCAGCCAAAGCAGACGCCAAGGAAGCCAGCGACGCACATCTTCAAGGACGTTATTACG GCAAAAGAGAAATCGGAGCCAACATCGGTGGAACACAATTATCTCGATCCGCCCGATTCGATACCGCTGCCCAGCGTGAATGTCGAGAGCGGCGGAAATGGCGGAAATGACGATTATCacaatggcaacggcaacggcaatggacacggaaatggaaatggtaacggcaatggcagtggcaatggCAGACGTAAAAATGGCGGAAAGGGACGCGGCGGCAGTGTAGATTTCGATGATCCAGTAATTTTCGCCGACCCAAgggaaacaacagaatttGTGGGCATCAGCATCACGGAGCCGGTaaccacaacaaccacaacaatgGCCACCACGACAACAACACAGCCGCCAA GAAACTGCGTTGTCCAGCGACCCCGTCAGTCGGATCAACTTATTCGGGAAGGCAGCAGCAAGCGA ATCTACTCCTTGGACGACGTCGAGTGCAGTGAGCTGTGCAGCTGCGGCGAGTCGCTCATCCtcacctgccacgccctctgCGTGCCATTCGCCCCGTGCCGCACCGCCCTCGCCTTCTACAGCCACGCCTCCCCCGCCTACCAGGCGTTCCGCGGACGCTGTTTGTGCTACTCGGGCCGCTTCATCTGCATGAAGCCGCCGCTCGGGGAGTACATTCTGCCAG GTGGGATTTTCCTGCTGCTCGGATACAGTGCCGCGGATGAGGCGCTGCTGAGGCCCCACACCAACCTGGGGGTGCAGGATGCCGTGCGGGCCCTGCAGCAGTACGTAACCACATACATCGATAATCAG ACGCAGTGCACCCTCACGCTGTTCAATATGACCGAGGAGAACATCATCATTGCTGCGAGGCTGCCGCACGACGGCAAACTGAAGGATATTGAGTTGCTGCGTAAGGAGAAG GACGAGTGCACCGCGATACTGAAGACCATCAGTCATCAAATCAATAGCGAGCACAGCGAGCTCCAATCCCACCGACTGCTGAGCATTTTCAAAATGTCCGAAGTCGAGGTCGTTTGGCCCGAGAGCACAAGTGCGGCGGCCAGAAGTGGACATGGTCCTGGCCAGTTTGCCGGATGCCACCGGCTGCTCTACGCGGCCATGCTCGCGCTGGCGTATCTCTCCAGGTGgacaacgctgcgtatgagcgATGTGGCTACATGA